TTTGCCTAGTCGTCCAAGGGGAATGTTTTGTTTGAGTGAATGTAACTTCACAGGGTCATTTAGAAGTTTGGTATTAATCGGGGTTTCGATCGCTCCAGGAGCAATATTGTTGATCGTGATTCCCATCGGTCCTAATTCCACCGCCAAATTTCGCATCATCATCTTCACACCACCTTTGCTAGCGCAGTAGGAGGTGAAGTGAGGGAACGCCATTTCCTCATGAACTGAACTGATGTTAATAATCTTACCCGTTCGTTTTGTCTCAATCAAGTGCTGCACAAATGCTTGCGTCGTGAAGAATGTGCCTTTGAGGTTGAGATTAACAACGGTATCATAATCAGCTTCGGTTATGTTCCAAAAATCAGCATTTTTTCCATCAACCCCAGCATTATTCACTAGAATATCTAGCTTACCAAAGTGATGAATTCCTTCAGATACAAGTTTGCGAACGTCACTAATCA
This portion of the Brasilonema sennae CENA114 genome encodes:
- a CDS encoding glucose 1-dehydrogenase — encoded protein: MNLQRKVALVTGSSQGIGQAIAAYLAQAGADIVIDYRSHPDGAKETLAKVEAAGRKGHIVQADLSVISDVRKLVSEGIHHFGKLDILVNNAGVDGKNADFWNITEADYDTVVNLNLKGTFFTTQAFVQHLIETKRTGKIINISSVHEEMAFPHFTSYCASKGGVKMMMRNLAVELGPMGITINNIAPGAIETPINTKLLNDPVKLHSLKQNIPLGRLGKPEDIAPMVTFLASSAADYVTGATFYVDGGLIRNYHEQ